In Primulina huaijiensis isolate GDHJ02 chromosome 4, ASM1229523v2, whole genome shotgun sequence, a genomic segment contains:
- the LOC140975014 gene encoding uncharacterized protein: MGPSLTSFTTNITRTHNKFSSTSLANGRGIRAMRIEKSLEELYNVRVERKETGKCRITWDWHVDQLVYVEEGEVRVVPQGSKRYMQFLAGDLIRYPKWLEADLYFNDFYQERYSFRAYGDD, encoded by the exons ATGGGTCCATCCCTTACCTCCTTCACCACAAATATAACCAGGacacataataaattttcaagcacCAGTCTCGCAAATGGTCGAGGCATACGAGCTATGAGGATAGAGAAGTCACTGGAGGAGCTCTACAACGTGAGAGTGGAAAGGAAG GAGACAGGGAAATGCAGGATTACGTGGGACTGGCACGTCGATCAGCTGGTTTATGTCGAGGAAGGGGAAGTGAGGGTCGTGCCTCAAGGGAGCAAGCGGTACATGCAATTCTTGGCTGGGGACTTGATTCGGTATCCAAAATGGCTTGAAGCAGATCTTTACTTCAATGATTTTTATCAGGAGCGTTATAGCTTCCGAGCTTACGGTGATGATTAG